The stretch of DNA TAGGGTTTAGCAATCTCATCTGAAATTACAATATTAAGCCTAAAAGATGCTAAACAGAAATCTCTAGGATGATTTATTCTAAGATGATTAGTTATTTAGCATAGTAATAAATAAACCCCCAGCTCTCAAGTGCAAGTTATGagacatttaaaaaaaagtcaataaaaCAGATGAAAGTTCATAaggaaaaagcataaaaacagAATAATAAACAAACTGTTCCTGCATCAAGGGTATAAGGATTTTATTCACCAAAAAGAAGGGTATAAGGATTTTACCTATTTATACCATTGTATTACTACTAGTGTGAGACCCGTGCTTCGCACggaattttgaaaaagaagtaatggataattaaaattaactgTGTTTGGTGTTCAGTGTATGGTTCTACTATTATAGAAGTGTGTTTATTAATAAGCATGGAAATAGGAAACTTAAGTAAATTCTTTCAGTTATAAGTTCTCGTTATTCATTGTTTCGATTTAAGCACCATACATTTAAGAGGGTGTCTTATATTATTTTCTGATAGTATTTTCTGTGAAATTTGTCTTTAATTATTGAAAAACAAATATTGTAACTAAAGCAGCAGGTAACATCACATGAAGATTGCCCAATTTCTAGGAACAGTAAGCTTTAAATTAACTGGTTATGGAACCAATGCAACCAGAAGACGTAGAATGGCCTTCCCTCAATCTCTAAATACATTCACATCCAAAACAACAGTTAACAGAAAAAACATGACTTCATTTCGCTTGTATTATCTGCCTATAATTTCACAACGTTTTGGATATCGAGACAAAACATACGAAAACTACAATATCCTTAGCCAACAAATCAAGAGAAAATAACTCATACAAAAACCCTAAAGAAATAGAGTACCTGAGAACTGAGATGTTACTTCACATAACCAACACAGAACTCAGCGTCTTTTACTAAGAGATCTATTATGTAACTCTAGCAATCGCGCAAGAGTTTCTAAAGACCATGTCTCCTCATTTTGGGCATAGACCTTTTGATTTAGAGAATCAATTATTATGCTGACATTGCCAAACCCATATATTTGATGGCCATTATGCATTCTACCAGGTTTAAGTTTGAACAGTAAACCATGCTCCCGAGCATAGGTTTCAATGATTTCTTTCATGCTCATTTCATTCACACCATCTGCATTGACAGGCTGAGCAGAGGCCGCTGCTTTCTGCTGATTCTCAAATTTCCTCTGCTCACTTACCCTGATATAGCTTATCTTCTCCTTCAAACCAGGTTGCACAACCTCCATACCTTCAACAGCCTGGTTCAACATTTCAAGACCGCAATTGATCTTGTATCGAATAGTTTCATTTGCCAAAAGTTCTTTTGGAATAAGTTCTTTCCAGCCCAAATACCATTTCGTAACTTCTTCAAAGTTAGGATTTGAGCACAACCAACGATACAAAACTGTAAGCCACTTGGTAAAGAAGATTTCCATCGTGTCAACCATCAGATGAGCTGGGATAGCTGAAGCCCAGTTCATTACCCAATAAAACTGATCAAGTTTCTGACTTGCCGGGTTCACTTGAAATTCATCAGATACAAATACAGCCTTCAGCTTTGGTACAATAAAACGGTGCATAAGTTGTTGCCAACTATCCTTATCAAATACAGTCTTCCAAGGGGACAATATGGCATATGCAGAACCATCACTTGGATGCCACGCATCAAGAACAGTACTCAATTTGAAACGAATCGTCCGGTAGATCTCCTCCAATTTGTGCCCTAGCAAAGGTAGCCATGGATGCACCCATGTGTGGATAGGAATGGTCTCAAGATGTGGTTCCCAAGTACCTACTGCATTTGATAGTTTTGGCATGACTATGTTGTCTAATATATCAGCGAGAACTGAAGAAGGAAGCAACTTTTCCCATGACTCCAAAAACCTTAGCATCGGCTCAGGATCCCGTGCAGGCCATGTATTTATACCAGATATTCTAACAGCTGATAATACAACCTCTGAAACCAAGTGAGTATAAGGTGACGATGTGTCCCAAATATCAAAACAATCATCACCTTGAAGCAATGCCTTCCACTGTGATACCAACTCCAAACCATGAGAAGGATTTCGAAGAGGATCCCATCCTTGGAACACTCTGATAAACAAAGGAAGAGCATATGAACAAGCAATGCATGACAAGTTACACAACTTATAGTCGTCAGGATATCTTTTGTGCATGTCTCTAAAGCATTGAGCAAGGGAGTCCAATGTTAATGTTCCTAAGGTGTTGTCTTCTCCAACTCGGTCTAGCACACTcattattttctcataattaTCCAGCTGATTCTTTTGAAATGATGCCTCAGCTTCCAagttctctttttcttttttcaagcTAAGTGCTATATCCCTCTCTTTCCTCAAATCACTATCTATCTCTTGGATGTCAGCCTCAGCCAACCGAACTATTAGTGCTACGTTATGCTGAAGCTCGGGCATTGGGACATCCTCTTCCTTTGCTTTCTCCTCAGCATTCAAATCAGACAAATTTGTATACACTCGTACCTGCGGGCCCCGCATATCATAAATCTTCTGAACAACCTCTGAATCTTCTTCTTGCTTGCTCGCCAACAACTCTTCAGCAGTTACatactcttcttttttcttcttcttcaactgcTTTAACCACGAACGTTCTCTCGATCTTCCAACTGTAGGCTGCACATCTCCTCCCGATGTATTCTTCTTTTCCGTCTGCAAAGTGGGCAACGGCATTGTAGTCTTCTCTGATGAATCAAATCCAAGACCTTTATTCTTAGCCCTTAATGTTGCCTCAATAGGATTCAAAATACCCTGCTGATTCTTCCCAAGACCACCACCTTTATAACCCATCTTCGCCAGCAGCTTCATTCCAATTCCTTTTGTATGAGTCTCGAAAGTCCCAACATCCACAGATCCCCCCAGACCTAGACCAGGCTTCTGCTTCTGCCCCTTCTTCTTCTCCAATCTCTCCTTCTCCCTCCTCATTGCTCCCTCCTTAATCTTCTTCCCAAACGCAGTAGGCAAAAACTTATCATCACCGTTATCATTATCATCAGATTCATCATTCCTATGAGAACCATTCACAGGACCAGAATTAAAACCTAAACCAGACCCGGACGTGCTAGCAGATCCAAAACCAAGACCTGCACCTAAACCAGGCCTATCTTCGTCAACATAACTATCattctcatctttttctttcaaattctcATTAACATTATCTTGATTAGGCATAAAATTTCCACTGGAAACGAAATTCACCGGTTTAGTGAAGTCCTGTTTCTTCGAAAAATCACGGTCTTTTCTTCGCTTCCTACTAGAATActcatcatcatcgtcatctTCAGAATCAGCAAAAACTCCATAGAGAACATCCTCTTTGGTTTGATGTCGTTTCTCTCTACGCTTTCGATAGTAGAATTCACCACCAACCCATTCGCCACCTTCGAAATCATTCTCCATTCCGAATTTCTCCATCTCTTGATCTTCATCCATCTTCTAAAAGCTCAAAAAATTAAACCTGTAATTAAAACTACAAATTGttaattcaaaagaaaaaatgaatttctttGTGGAAAGAAAAAACTCGAACTTGTTGCACGCAATAAAATTGGGGATTTAAGTTGTTAGGGTTTAATTTGCGATAAAATTGACAAAGATAATGAATATTGAAAGTAGTGTATAAAGAGATGGGAGAGTTATTACCTTAAAAAAGACGACGACGACTGATGATTGGTGGAGAACGGCGGACGGTGTGGCGGCGGATTGTTGTCTCTGTGCGCAACGGTGATTTGGTTAGGTCAGAAACACGGCTGAGAGAAACGGCGTCGCaaggagagttttttttttgttgtgtaaATGAAAGTCACACGGTTCTGCCAGaataacatttatttatatattttttatttggcttaaatgcagttttggccccccatgtttcacaattgcttgattttgatcccccacattttaattgcttgattttaaccccctaagtttcacaattgcttgattttagccctccaagtttcaattgctcgattttagccccccaagtttacccccttttgcatttgctagccccccgttgaatattttgattaaaaattggttatgtggcattttaaaattaaataagtatttaaaaataaataaataaattacaaattgttttttattacaaactaaattataatttttattttattatatgtagtttgtaaaataattttgttatataaaaaagtaaaaaaaacattttatgaattattttttaaaaactttgtaaacttttttttaaataaaaaataattattaaactttttattaaaaaaacaatttttaatacatttttataaaagcaaatattattattttttaattaaaacatatttttaatttttttaaaatgtcacataagtaatttatagtcaaaaaagtcaacggggggctagcaaatgcaaaatggggtaaacttggagggccaaaatcgagcaattgaaacttggagggctaaaatcaagcaattgtgaaacttagagggttaaaatcaagcaattgaaatgtggggggccaaaatcaagcaattgtgaaacttgaggggccaaaactgcatttaaacctttttattttacggcaaacatttatttataattttattttatttttaaacaaaaacatttatttataattttagtccctataatttttttaaaaaatctctaACTTGAATTTTTAGCTGATGTGgtcaattttaa from Trifolium pratense cultivar HEN17-A07 linkage group LG5, ARS_RC_1.1, whole genome shotgun sequence encodes:
- the LOC123884199 gene encoding septin and tuftelin-interacting protein 1 homolog 1-like, producing the protein MDEDQEMEKFGMENDFEGGEWVGGEFYYRKRREKRHQTKEDVLYGVFADSEDDDDDEYSSRKRRKDRDFSKKQDFTKPVNFVSSGNFMPNQDNVNENLKEKDENDSYVDEDRPGLGAGLGFGSASTSGSGLGFNSGPVNGSHRNDESDDNDNGDDKFLPTAFGKKIKEGAMRREKERLEKKKGQKQKPGLGLGGSVDVGTFETHTKGIGMKLLAKMGYKGGGLGKNQQGILNPIEATLRAKNKGLGFDSSEKTTMPLPTLQTEKKNTSGGDVQPTVGRSRERSWLKQLKKKKKEEYVTAEELLASKQEEDSEVVQKIYDMRGPQVRVYTNLSDLNAEEKAKEEDVPMPELQHNVALIVRLAEADIQEIDSDLRKERDIALSLKKEKENLEAEASFQKNQLDNYEKIMSVLDRVGEDNTLGTLTLDSLAQCFRDMHKRYPDDYKLCNLSCIACSYALPLFIRVFQGWDPLRNPSHGLELVSQWKALLQGDDCFDIWDTSSPYTHLVSEVVLSAVRISGINTWPARDPEPMLRFLESWEKLLPSSVLADILDNIVMPKLSNAVGTWEPHLETIPIHTWVHPWLPLLGHKLEEIYRTIRFKLSTVLDAWHPSDGSAYAILSPWKTVFDKDSWQQLMHRFIVPKLKAVFVSDEFQVNPASQKLDQFYWVMNWASAIPAHLMVDTMEIFFTKWLTVLYRWLCSNPNFEEVTKWYLGWKELIPKELLANETIRYKINCGLEMLNQAVEGMEVVQPGLKEKISYIRVSEQRKFENQQKAAASAQPVNADGVNEMSMKEIIETYAREHGLLFKLKPGRMHNGHQIYGFGNVSIIIDSLNQKVYAQNEETWSLETLARLLELHNRSLSKRR